The genome window TTACTCTTGTCGATTACAAATTCAATTCCTGCCTTATCAGCTTTTTCTAAAGGTATTTTATCCAATACAAGTTTGGCAATATAGTTATAGAGTCGTGATTTATCCTCGCCAATATGACGGATAGCTTTTTGTTTGTCTATTGTAATAGCATAGATACTGAAGTCTATTTTTTGCAGATATTTGTATAGATATTTTTTGGTATCAAGTGTCGTATTAGTACCTTTGATTTCTTCAAATATAAATTTACGCTTCTTAAAATTCATTTTTCTGGCAAGAGTTTTTTTGATAGCATGACTAAGAAAGCGATTGTTAGCAATTCCCTCAAAACAAAGTATTGTTATTGTGAAGTATTTAGAAGTAGTTTTGCGCTTCAAATCAAAACCCAAATCGCCCGATTCATCTAAATAAAGATACCACATTGAGATATTCTACCGGCACACCTGGCGCGCGACAACTGTAGTTTACAAGACCTAAAAAAATCCCCCACATATTTTTTGAAAATAGAACAGATAACCGTCTAAAAGCGCATAAAGCTCTTTGTTTGTTAAATATAGGACAGATTATATTTTCGTGATAAACTTATGCGGTTTTTGCGCCGGTGCGGCTTCTAAGCAGAGGGTCGTATGTTCGATTCAGACCGGGCGCGCTTGCCGCTGATGCGGTAAAATATTTATGTTGGTGGGCGTAGCTCAGTTGGTAGAGCGTCAGATTGTGGTTCTGAATGTCGAGGGTTCGATCCCCTTCGCTCACCCCAAAAACTCAAGTATTTTCTTCCGCAGATCTTTTATCCCGCACACCTGGTCTGCGCCAGCTTTTTGGAGATAATCTGCCGGCAGACTGGTGG of Candidatus Margulisiibacteriota bacterium contains these proteins:
- a CDS encoding DUF3800 domain-containing protein; translation: MWYLYLDESGDLGFDLKRKTTSKYFTITILCFEGIANNRFLSHAIKKTLARKMNFKKRKFIFEEIKGTNTTLDTKKYLYKYLQKIDFSIYAITIDKQKAIRHIGEDKSRLYNYIAKLVLDKIPLEKADKAGIEFVIDKSKAKTELAKFDYYIRQHLQSRISPNTLFNIYHGNSKELQGIQVADLFCWGIFQKYEHNKTDWLNIFKKKIAFDGKYAG